AGctagattttttccaaattgtTCAATTTTGGAAGCAAAAGATTCCATAGCCAGATCCTATGCTTAGAAAAGCATTCTTAGTGCGAGAGATGTTATCCGAAAAGGCATGGTTTGGAGAATCGGTGATGGCCAATCTGTGCGGGTAAAGGAAGATAAATGGCTGCCTAAAAGAGATAGTAGTTCCATCATGTCACTCCTTCCTACTATTCTGCCTGAGACAAGGGTTAGTTCCCTCATTGAAGCTTACCAGAGAGAGTGGAAAACAAAGGTGATTCAAGAGTTGTTTCTGCCTAGTGAGGCGTCAGTGATTATGGGAATTCCATTAAGCTTGAGGAATACAGAGGACCGGGTTATATGGGCCTACACACCTTCAGGAGTTTACTCCACAAATAGCGCATACAAGCTGCTAACTAATAGAAATGTGCAAGGCAGCTCTAATCGTGAGCCACAAAGACGTTTTTGGAAGGGAATATGGGAGCTTCGAGTTCCTCATAAAATCAAGCACTTTGTTTGGAAGGTCTATCACAATGCTCTTCCAACAAAGTGTAATCTGGTTCGACGGAACATAGTCAATTCGGAGGTGTGTGAGTTGTGCAATAAAGGCCAGGAGGATGTGTTACACGCTTTATGGAAGTGTCGGGTGGTGGAAAGTGTTTGGAGCTGTCACAGTTGGGTCCAACAAGTTGTGAACCCCTCTCCCCTAACCTTTTGCGATTTATTTGATCGTTTTTTGCAAGTAACGGATGATTTCAGTAAGGAAATCTTTACAGTAGCTGCTTGGTGTCTATGGAACCAGCAAAATGTCCTTCACTTTGGGCGTCAAGTGCAGCCTATTACAAACATTAACCTGTTGGCTAGTAACCTACTACAAGAGTTCTTGGCGGCCTAGGAAGATGAAGCTCCGACAATTCACTCACCTGTGATCCAACACCAGTGGAGACCTCCAGAGCATGATCACTTCAAAGTAAATTTAGACGCAGTTGTGTTCAAGTTGCTTAATTTGGCCGCTATCGGGGTTGTCATTCGAGATTGGCGTGGAGATGTAGTGGCAGCTCTGTCTATGCCAACTGCTCTAGCCTTGACAATTGCGGATTTGGAAGCCCTTGCGTGTCGCCGTGCTGTGATGTTTGCTGCTGAAAAGGACCTGTAAAATGTTATCTTCGAAGGAGACTCAGTTTCAGTTATTAATGCTATTGTCCAAGAAAACCCGGCTCTGACTTCATCCGCTCCTTAGTCTCTGTTTTCCAATCTTTTCAGTTTGTTTTTGTTCATCAATCTTGTAATGTGGTTGCCGATGCGTTAGCTAAGAAGGCCAAATGTTTGGCCGGGTATCTGGAATGGTTGGGTGACTTACCTACAGATATTTCCCagttaattgattttgatgttccttgaagcattcttttaaattcaataaagcCCCAGTCAAATTggctggtttctcaaaaaaaaaaacttccaagACATGCCATTGCCGATCACATCTCCACGGGACACTCAAATGAAGTCGATTCGAGCCTTAACGAGACCATCCCAACATTACAAATCAAGGAATCCCCTTAGCTTAATAATCAAACTCATTTAGAACCTGATATAAGTGTTAAAGAAAAGTCTTTTTACCTATCGAATcaacatttattattcaaatggTTATACCAAGGACAAATCCTTTTGCATTAAATGTAAAATAACAAATTCCCCCACTATACATCATTAGGGCAAGCACCTTGGAAATTTGTTCTCTTAATCGACCTAATGGCAATGATGTATTGTTTGAGTTCCCCACTTCATGGGGAATTAGTCACCAACCTCACCAAAGAAAAATCTATAAATACCAccataattataaataaaaaatttaaagaaaaacgaaaaagaaaaagagatatgttcagagagaaaaacataTCACACATTTAGAGCGGCACTACACCAATGTCATTTGATAATGTGTTTCCTTCTTATCTTCCAATGCTCCTATTTGGATGATTGGCTCATTGATTTTCCTTGCATCattagatttaatttttagagtacTTTTGTTCAAGCCCAAGGTTgatcataattttataaattagttTGCTCAAAGGTAGAAAGGTGTAGAGGTGTAAAGAGGGGTATAGAGGTGTAGAGGCGTAGAGAGGTGTTGAGGGGTAGAGGTGTAGAGAGGTTGAGAGGTGTGTAGAGGTATAGAGGTAGAGGTACCTTTAATAGTagatataaaaaacaaacatatagTGGTAAAAACAAATTCCCACCACAAATACTAAGCATGtaaattttagagataattacactttatccACTTGTGGTTTGTCTCTAATTTGATTTGTCTACCcatggtttcaattttgacactttacccacctgtgattccCTCCGTTACTAATCCGTAATCCACCTCTTCTTTAGTCATTACACTAACACATAAtatgtcaaaaataaaagccCAAACAGATCAAAACACTCATCACTCCCAAAACTTGAAGCTCACCCAAGCAACAAATGAACCTAGAATCAAGAGAAAACAAacagatcaaaaacaaaaaatcaaaaatataattattgcaCAATGAACTCACCCAAGCAACAGATGGGAGTAAGTTTTGGGAGTGAGGAGTGTTTTGACAAGTCATTTCCGGTGCTGTGACATGATGGAAGGCACTCTAACTGCTTGTATTCTTGACGCCAGGTCATTACTACTGGATACTGTTTGCTGCTTAACTGCATTGAGTATTGTCTGCAGGATTTGGAGGGGATCCCCATGGCTAACAATCAAGACTGCACATTTGTAGAATGAACATTACTTGATCGGATGCACATTTAGgaacacttttctttttctttcttggtaAGAAATGTAAGTAAGACACATTAAAAGCTAAGGCTTAATTTGTTCTACTGATACTTGGAAGAACACTGTATCGGTGCAGCTTATTAAGTTGCTTTCATCCatgtaatattataattatcttGGCAGAGCAAGttaaaggaaaatgagataatGGTGTGTAGTACATGAAAATTAAACTGATTAGTTGTCTAGAGTCTCAAGCACATTGCATTGTAGCATCTAGGATCTTAGTTTGGTGAGCAAGTTGGACGGGAGTGAGTTTTGGAAGTGAGGAGTGTTTTGATCTGTTTGgacttttatttttgacataTTATGTGTTTAAGTAATGGCTAAAGAAGAGGTGGATTACGAATTAGTAACAGAGGGAATcataggtgggtaaagtgtcaaaattgaaactACGGGTAAACAAGtcaaattagaggcaaaccataagtgggtaaaatgtaattatccctaaattttaagagagataaaaagaatatatataaataaaaatgagtaaaaaacaaagaagaaggaagcacACAATAATAATCagtttttttcctttgtaaaaaaagtattattattattattattattattattattattattattattattattattattataagtgaagctgagagaaattcaaattagaattccaaagtagagttccaattttgcaccatgtgttcTAAATTacttattcttaaagagttttatttttcaattttagaatcaaatgtgggatcatatcataaatattcatccgagttattaagtacaaaaaccaaagagtctagaatataaaaaaaaaaaaaaaaaaaaagtgcttcacaataataataataataaaatggacaatttacattttatatctaataatatccttacaaaatagGAGTTATATTTTGCATCTTATTATATTTCTTTAAGTATATTCATGTATATGCATGAGATTACAAGCTAATTATTATAAGAAGATGAACTTAAATACCATActaaataaatgcatttatttcattcaaaattttaattatagatGCCACATCTCCAATATTATGGTAAACACATTGAGatgtataaataatattttaacatgTGGCATTGATTGTCCAACATACCAATTAAATATAGGAAGTAGCCACGTGTCAttataatatactttaaaaacgAATAAGTGTCATATCATCCCCCTTCCAAagattatttatgtattttgttcTAAAAAAAGGTAATTTGTTAAAATATGTGTAATCTGATTATCTAATAGATATTATCTAttgagattttttaaaaatattattttggaacTATTATTAAATACATCACAATTAGAAAAGAAGCCTAgaagtcattttatttttatttttttcactttctcaacatataaaattgaaattttacacATATAGTAATAAAATGTATACAATATTCTCTTAACTTTTAgcttttgatgttttttttacacgaatgtgcatgtgtgtgtatatattttttttcctttttttttcttttcttttgcttttatatCACATCATTatttgtgggtttcagttagctcaaccgATGAATTCtctaatggttaaataagagatctgaaattcaatctccacctacaccaaaaGCTGATTGATAtcttagtctgataataaaagttatcatcagaagcggacaccataaattgaaactctttaaaaaaatatatcagatcattataaaaatatatcaacAGTTgggaaaaaatattatattattagcATTACTCTAGATTCTGACCTTAAACTCATATGGTGTCATGGGATTCCCCTTTTAGTgaacaattttataaatttgatataattgcaaaaagaccttgtgaaaaatattgttttatgcTTAAAAGCACATGGTGTCATATACCATTCAAGGCATAATTAGTGCAACAAACTCAATATCACGTTGAACAAGGCAACGTTCATGGTCAACGCCTCAATTTTGGCCTAAAAAATGGGTCTCTTTGCTAATTCtctatcaattattttatttaaagaattGTATTCAATATTTGCTACAAGTTGTGTTTAGAATCTTATACAACATTTGTTCTAGATAGGATAGCCACTACTAGTTCTTCCTTACCCTTTTTCCCTTGATTATAAAAATGGCTGAATGCAAGAGCTCAGAGCTTCACATAGCCATGTTCCCATGGTTTGCAACTGGCCATATGACCCCCTTTCTCCATCTCTCTAATGAGATTGCTAAGAGAGGCCACAAAATCACTTTCATACTGCCCAAAAAAGCTCAAATTCAGCTACAACATTTAAATCTTCATCCAAATTTCATCACCTTTCATCCCCTCACAATCCCTCACGTTGATGGCCTCCCACTTGGTGCAGAGACCGCCTCAGACATATCGATATCTTTGGTCCATTTGCTTGCCATTGCCATGGATCGCACACGTGAAcaagttgaaaatattttccgagcTAAAACTCCAGATATGGTATTCTATGACAATGCACATTGGATACCAGAAATCACCAAACAGCTTGGAATCAAATCAATTTGCTACAATGTTGTTTCTGCTGCATCGCTTGCAATTGCTATGGTTCCGACACGTAATGTTCCCAAGGATAGAGCCATTACAAAGGAGGAATTACAGCAACTACCAGTAGGCTACCCTTCATCGACCATAGTCCTTCGCAGCCATGAAGTTGATTCTTTATCATTCATTTCTCTACCCTTTGGAGATGGGATAACATTTTACGATCGTGTCACAACCGCCATGAAAGAAAGTGATGTGATATCTATTAGAACATGCCAAGAAATGGAAGGCCAATTGTGTGACTATGTGGGGAATCAATTCGGAAAGTCTGTGTTGTTAACAGGACCAGTGTTACCAGAGCCCTCTAAGAGTCCTTCGAAAGGCATGTGGGCTACTTGGTTGGATGGGTTTGAGCCTGGGTCAATGGTGTTTTGTGCATTTGGGTCTCAAATCATCCTTGAAAAGAAGCAATTTCAAGAACTACTATTAGGGTTTGAGTTAATAGGGTTGCCATTTCTAATAGCCCTGAAACCGCCAATGGAATGTGCAACAGTTGAGGAGGCATTGCCAAATGGGTTCAAGGAAAGGGttaaagagagaggaagagttTTTGGGGGTTGGGTGGAACAACCATTGATACTGAGTCACCCATCAGTTGGGTGCTTTGTGAGCCATTGTGGGTTTGGATCAATGTGGGAGTCTTTGATGAGTAACTGTCAAATAGTGCTTGTGCCACATCTTGGTGACCAAATATTGAATACTAGGTTACTTGTTGAAGAGATGAAGGTTGCTGTGGAGGTGGAGAGGGAAGAATGTGGGTGGTTTTCAAGAAAGAGCTTAAGCAAGGCGATCAAGTCTGTGATGGATAAAGATAATGAGGTGGGTATTATGGTGAAGAAGAACCATGCAAAATGGAAAGAGATATTAGCTAGCCCAGACTTCATGAGTGGTTATATGGATaaatttgtccaaaacttgcaagaTCTTGTACtagtaaataaaaaagcataatTCAAGAGTTTGGTTCGTGTACTAAAATGTTAAGgatctttgttgttgttgaataaCTGTTCACTTTCATAGGGTCATAAATTTAGTAGATTTTGACCCTTAGCTACAGTCTGTCTCTTCCCTCCCCATGATTGTCCATTGCTTTG
This DNA window, taken from Quercus robur chromosome 2, dhQueRobu3.1, whole genome shotgun sequence, encodes the following:
- the LOC126701168 gene encoding UDP-glycosyltransferase 79B6-like, which gives rise to MAECKSSELHIAMFPWFATGHMTPFLHLSNEIAKRGHKITFILPKKAQIQLQHLNLHPNFITFHPLTIPHVDGLPLGAETASDISISLVHLLAIAMDRTREQVENIFRAKTPDMVFYDNAHWIPEITKQLGIKSICYNVVSAASLAIAMVPTRNVPKDRAITKEELQQLPVGYPSSTIVLRSHEVDSLSFISLPFGDGITFYDRVTTAMKESDVISIRTCQEMEGQLCDYVGNQFGKSVLLTGPVLPEPSKSPSKGMWATWLDGFEPGSMVFCAFGSQIILEKKQFQELLLGFELIGLPFLIALKPPMECATVEEALPNGFKERVKERGRVFGGWVEQPLILSHPSVGCFVSHCGFGSMWESLMSNCQIVLVPHLGDQILNTRLLVEEMKVAVEVEREECGWFSRKSLSKAIKSVMDKDNEVGIMVKKNHAKWKEILASPDFMSGYMDKFVQNLQDLVLVNKKA